A stretch of the Vigna radiata var. radiata cultivar VC1973A chromosome 7, Vradiata_ver6, whole genome shotgun sequence genome encodes the following:
- the LOC106769232 gene encoding probable methyltransferase PMT21 isoform X2: MENQSPRQTRAGLSLWQSYLWCCVDVLSIWIKYISFPECSADYQDYTPCTDPRRWRKFGSYRLTLLERHCPPKFERKECLVPPPDGYKPPIRWPKSRDECWYRNVPYDWINKQKSNQHWLKKEGEKFIFPGGGTMFPNGVGKYVDLMQDLIPEMKDGTIRTAIDTGCGVASWGGDLLDRGILTLSLAPRDNHEAQVQFALERGIPAILGVISTQRLPFPSNSFDMAHCSRCLIPWTEFGGVYLLEIHRILRPGGFWVLSGPPINYERRWRGWNTTVEAQRSDYEKLRELLTSLCFKMYKKKGDIAVWQKSPDNNCYNKLPRDTYPPKCDDSLEPDSAWYTPLRDCMVVPDPKFKKSGLSSISKWPERLHVTPERISMVYHGSDSTFKHDDSEWKKKVAYYKKLIPDLGTDKIRNVMDMNTLYGGFAAALIDDPVWVMNVVSSYASNSLPVVFDRGLIGTIHDWCEAFSTYPRTYDLLHLDGLFTAESHRCEMKNVLLEMDRILRPWGHAIFRESSYFTNAIETLGKGMRWECRKENTETGSDTQKVLVCQKKLWYSSNQGSR, encoded by the exons ATGGAAAACCAGTCACCCAGACAGACAAGGGCAGGATTGTCCCTATGGCAGTCATATTTGTGGTGCTGTGTGGATGTTCTTTCTATATGG ATTAAATACATCAGTTTTCCTGAATGCAGTGCAGACTATCAAGATTACACTCCCTGCACCGATCCGAGG AGGTGGAGAAAATTTGGATCCTACCGGCTTACTTTGTTGGAACGCCATTGCCCTCCAAAATTTGAGAGGAAAGAATGCTTAGTTCCTCCCCCAGATGGGTATAAGCCTCCAATTAGATGGCCAAAGAGCAGAGATGAATGTTGGTACAG AAATGTTCCATATGATTGGATTAACAAGCAGAAGTCTAATCAGCATTGGTTGAAAAAGGAAGGCGAGAAATTCATCTTTCCCGGTGGAGGTACTATGTTCCCCAACGGTGTTGGCAAATATGTTGATTTAATGCAAGATCTGATTCCAGAAATGAAAGATGGGACCATTCGAACTGCCATTGATACTGGTTGTGGG GTTGCTAGCTGGGGTGGTGACTTGCTTGATCGTGGGATTCTAACTCTTTCTCTTGCACCAAGAGACAACCATGAAGCTCAGGTTCAATTTGCTCTGGAGCGTGGTATTCCTGCAATTCTCGGTGTTATTTCTACTCAGAGACTTCCATTTCCTTCAAACTCCTTTGATATGGCTCATTGCTCCAGATGCCTTATACCGTGGACAGAATTTG GTGGAGTTTATCTCCTAGAAATACATCGGATTCTTCGTCCTGGAGGATTTTGGGTGTTGTCTGGTCCACCAATCAACTATGAGCGCAGGTGGCGTGGATGGAACACAACCGTTGAAGCACAAAGATCAGACTATGAGAAGTTGCGGGAATTGCTGACTTCACTGTGCTTTAAAATGTACAAGAAAAAGGGTGACATTGCCGTATGGCAGAAGTCTCCAGATAACAATTGCTATAATAAACTACCTAGAGATACCTATCCACCTAAATGTGATGATAGCCTCGAACCAGATTCAGCATGGTATACTCCTCTTCGTGATTGCATGGTGGTTCCAGATCCTAAGTTTAAGAAATCAGGTCTGTCATCCATTTCTAAGTGGCCTGAGCGGTTGCATGTTACACCGGAACGGATCTCAATGGTTTATCATGGCAGTGATAGTACTTTCAAACACGATGACAGTGAATGGAAAAAGAAAGTAGCGTACTACAAGAAGTTGATACCTGACCTTGGGACAGACAAAATTCGAAATGTAATGGACATGAATACCCTATATGGAGGTTTTGCTGCAGCCTTGATTGATGATCCTGTTTGGGTCATGAATGTAGTCTCATCTTATGCTTCCAATTCACTTCCTGTGGTTTTTGATCGAGGCCTTATTGGAACCATCCACGACTG GTGTGAGGCTTTTTCTACATATCCTCGAACATATGATCTACTCCATCTTGATGGTCTGTTCACAGCAGAAAGCCACAG GTGTGAAATGAAGAATGTGTTGCTGGAAATGGATCGAATCTTGCGACCTTGGGGTCATGCAATCTTTCGAGAATCTAGTTATTTTACCAATGCTATCGAAACCCTTGGCAAGGGCATGCGTTGGGAATGCCGTAAAGAGAATACTGAGACTGGCAGTGACACTCAGAAGGTATTAGTATGCCAGAAAAAGCTATGGTATTCATCCAACCAGGGTTCAAGATGA
- the LOC106769232 gene encoding probable methyltransferase PMT21 isoform X1 — protein MNNKDGKPVTQTDKGRIVPMAVIFVVLCGCSFYMGIIFCSEKGSFESIYSQKSVESSKESSTSSLQIKYISFPECSADYQDYTPCTDPRRWRKFGSYRLTLLERHCPPKFERKECLVPPPDGYKPPIRWPKSRDECWYRNVPYDWINKQKSNQHWLKKEGEKFIFPGGGTMFPNGVGKYVDLMQDLIPEMKDGTIRTAIDTGCGVASWGGDLLDRGILTLSLAPRDNHEAQVQFALERGIPAILGVISTQRLPFPSNSFDMAHCSRCLIPWTEFGGVYLLEIHRILRPGGFWVLSGPPINYERRWRGWNTTVEAQRSDYEKLRELLTSLCFKMYKKKGDIAVWQKSPDNNCYNKLPRDTYPPKCDDSLEPDSAWYTPLRDCMVVPDPKFKKSGLSSISKWPERLHVTPERISMVYHGSDSTFKHDDSEWKKKVAYYKKLIPDLGTDKIRNVMDMNTLYGGFAAALIDDPVWVMNVVSSYASNSLPVVFDRGLIGTIHDWCEAFSTYPRTYDLLHLDGLFTAESHRCEMKNVLLEMDRILRPWGHAIFRESSYFTNAIETLGKGMRWECRKENTETGSDTQKVLVCQKKLWYSSNQGSR, from the exons ATGAACAATAAAGATGGAAAACCAGTCACCCAGACAGACAAGGGCAGGATTGTCCCTATGGCAGTCATATTTGTGGTGCTGTGTGGATGTTCTTTCTATATGGGTATAATCTTTTGTTCTGAAAAGGGTAGTTTTGAGTCAATTTACAGCCAGAAATCCGTTGAATCCTCAAAGGAGTCATCAACAAGTTCTCTGCAGATTAAATACATCAGTTTTCCTGAATGCAGTGCAGACTATCAAGATTACACTCCCTGCACCGATCCGAGG AGGTGGAGAAAATTTGGATCCTACCGGCTTACTTTGTTGGAACGCCATTGCCCTCCAAAATTTGAGAGGAAAGAATGCTTAGTTCCTCCCCCAGATGGGTATAAGCCTCCAATTAGATGGCCAAAGAGCAGAGATGAATGTTGGTACAG AAATGTTCCATATGATTGGATTAACAAGCAGAAGTCTAATCAGCATTGGTTGAAAAAGGAAGGCGAGAAATTCATCTTTCCCGGTGGAGGTACTATGTTCCCCAACGGTGTTGGCAAATATGTTGATTTAATGCAAGATCTGATTCCAGAAATGAAAGATGGGACCATTCGAACTGCCATTGATACTGGTTGTGGG GTTGCTAGCTGGGGTGGTGACTTGCTTGATCGTGGGATTCTAACTCTTTCTCTTGCACCAAGAGACAACCATGAAGCTCAGGTTCAATTTGCTCTGGAGCGTGGTATTCCTGCAATTCTCGGTGTTATTTCTACTCAGAGACTTCCATTTCCTTCAAACTCCTTTGATATGGCTCATTGCTCCAGATGCCTTATACCGTGGACAGAATTTG GTGGAGTTTATCTCCTAGAAATACATCGGATTCTTCGTCCTGGAGGATTTTGGGTGTTGTCTGGTCCACCAATCAACTATGAGCGCAGGTGGCGTGGATGGAACACAACCGTTGAAGCACAAAGATCAGACTATGAGAAGTTGCGGGAATTGCTGACTTCACTGTGCTTTAAAATGTACAAGAAAAAGGGTGACATTGCCGTATGGCAGAAGTCTCCAGATAACAATTGCTATAATAAACTACCTAGAGATACCTATCCACCTAAATGTGATGATAGCCTCGAACCAGATTCAGCATGGTATACTCCTCTTCGTGATTGCATGGTGGTTCCAGATCCTAAGTTTAAGAAATCAGGTCTGTCATCCATTTCTAAGTGGCCTGAGCGGTTGCATGTTACACCGGAACGGATCTCAATGGTTTATCATGGCAGTGATAGTACTTTCAAACACGATGACAGTGAATGGAAAAAGAAAGTAGCGTACTACAAGAAGTTGATACCTGACCTTGGGACAGACAAAATTCGAAATGTAATGGACATGAATACCCTATATGGAGGTTTTGCTGCAGCCTTGATTGATGATCCTGTTTGGGTCATGAATGTAGTCTCATCTTATGCTTCCAATTCACTTCCTGTGGTTTTTGATCGAGGCCTTATTGGAACCATCCACGACTG GTGTGAGGCTTTTTCTACATATCCTCGAACATATGATCTACTCCATCTTGATGGTCTGTTCACAGCAGAAAGCCACAG GTGTGAAATGAAGAATGTGTTGCTGGAAATGGATCGAATCTTGCGACCTTGGGGTCATGCAATCTTTCGAGAATCTAGTTATTTTACCAATGCTATCGAAACCCTTGGCAAGGGCATGCGTTGGGAATGCCGTAAAGAGAATACTGAGACTGGCAGTGACACTCAGAAGGTATTAGTATGCCAGAAAAAGCTATGGTATTCATCCAACCAGGGTTCAAGATGA